From the genome of Pseudomonas sp. Teo4, one region includes:
- a CDS encoding aromatic ring-hydroxylating dioxygenase subunit alpha has protein sequence MSLPTSHLIAHARKASEPMANRETPFIYNEWYVAAFDEEVGRHLLARRLLDRRVVMYRTEAGEPIALEDRCAHRSFPLSRSHLEGDTIVCGYHGFRYDQSGDLTEVPSQKNCPRGIGVRRYPLVRQGPLLWIWLGEEALADATRIPHQPWIEDPAWACTSGYFHHPGNYVSLHENLMDLTHLSFLHANTIGTPDYASAPYKLDLKEGHYTLIREVVPTTLSPVWGKTTGLDGCASAARIATSEFLSPGLHRVSVTFYDSAQPIEQRQQFHIRTAHILTPETANSLHYFIVHGRDFAQQDEALGEFMHEQLFAAFNEDVEGLGALEDALDDRDEHHYEISVASDAPAVATRIYLKKRADAERQQYERQVG, from the coding sequence ATGTCACTGCCAACCAGCCATCTCATCGCCCATGCCCGCAAGGCCAGCGAACCCATGGCCAACCGCGAGACACCGTTCATCTACAACGAGTGGTATGTCGCCGCCTTTGACGAAGAAGTGGGCCGCCACTTGCTGGCCCGCCGCCTGCTCGACCGTCGAGTGGTGATGTACCGCACCGAAGCGGGCGAACCGATAGCACTGGAGGATCGCTGCGCACACCGCTCGTTCCCGCTCTCGCGCAGCCACCTGGAAGGCGACACCATCGTCTGTGGCTACCATGGCTTTCGCTACGACCAGTCCGGCGACCTGACCGAGGTTCCCTCGCAGAAAAACTGCCCGCGAGGCATTGGCGTACGCCGTTATCCCCTGGTTCGCCAAGGGCCGCTGCTGTGGATCTGGCTGGGTGAGGAAGCCCTCGCCGATGCGACGCGGATTCCACATCAACCGTGGATCGAAGACCCGGCCTGGGCCTGCACCTCCGGCTATTTCCATCACCCAGGCAACTACGTCAGCCTGCATGAAAACCTCATGGACCTGACGCACCTGAGCTTTCTGCACGCCAACACCATCGGCACCCCGGACTATGCCAGCGCGCCGTACAAGCTCGACCTCAAGGAAGGCCACTACACCCTGATTCGCGAAGTGGTCCCCACGACGCTGTCTCCCGTATGGGGCAAGACCACCGGGCTCGACGGCTGCGCCAGCGCGGCACGCATCGCTACTTCGGAGTTTCTCTCGCCGGGCTTGCACCGGGTCAGCGTGACGTTCTACGACAGCGCGCAGCCGATCGAACAGCGCCAGCAGTTCCACATTCGCACCGCGCATATTCTGACGCCGGAAACCGCCAACAGCCTGCACTACTTCATCGTCCACGGCCGCGACTTCGCGCAACAGGACGAAGCCCTCGGCGAGTTCATGCATGAGCAGTTGTTCGCCGCCTTCAACGAGGATGTCGAGGGCCTTGGGGCGCTGGAGGATGCGCTCGACGACCGCGACGAACACCACTACGAAATTTCCGTGGCCAGTGACGCACCGGCTGTTGCCACGCGCATCTACCTGAAAAAACGCGCCGACGCAGAACGCCAGCAATACGAGCGCCAGGTCGGCTGA